In Nostoc edaphicum CCNP1411, the sequence AATAATCGCTTTACTTCCTCGGCGCGTTGGCAAACCCTTGGTTAACAGTAAATCTTTAGCAGTAAAGGGTATTCCATCCACCAAGCCAAGAGGATTTCCATTTAACCAACGCACTTCTGAGGCTTGGGCTTCAGTAAGAGCAGTCTTTTCATCTACGATCGCAAAGGCGTTGACTGAGCTATTGTAAGTATTGATCCGTTCTAGGGCAGCTTTGGTTGCTGCAACTGGTGATAATTGGCGATCGCGGTATAGCGATAATAGTTGAGAAGCAGAAAAATCAGCAATGTCTGACATAATCTTAGGTTTTATCTATTACCTATAGTTAGCGATAGCAATCCTGAGCGAAACGTGAGAAAATACTTATACTGAAAGTACTTGTTTCGATACTCCTAGAAGCGTTTGGAGTTGGGTAGCTTGGATCATCTTGTTCGTAACCTAACTGTCTACAAGGTCACTTAGCATGTTGAGGCGAACAGGTGGCTTATTTGGAAGCTCAACGGTAATAATGAGACTGCCGCCCATCGCAGCGATGTAGTTTTGGAGAGTGGAAAGTAACATATCCCATTCTCTACCTAAATATTAATTAGGAAAATCACTCCGCTTTAATAGAGAAAGCAGTGTGATACCTTCCGCTAAGAGTTTATCAATAACACCTTCCTCGCGGTCGATCACGCAGAGTACATAATCAATTTGAGCGCCAAGTTGACGCAGTTGATTGGCAGAGATAACGATTTGACCACCAGAAGTTACTACATCTTCTACAATCAGTACCTTTCGATTATTAATCTGTACACCTTCAGCTAATCGAGAAGTTCCATACTTTTTCGCCTCTTTTCTCACGAATACAGCAGGTAAGCCAGAGTAATGTGATAAGAGTGTCACTATCGGAATGCCACCCAGTTCAAGACCTGCAAGTACTTCGATATCGCTTGGAATAAGAGTAAGCATCTGCTTAACAATAGCATTAAGTAAAATTGGATCTGCCTCGAATTGATACTTGTCAAAGTACTCATTTGATATTCGTCCAGAGCGAAGTTGAAACGACCCAACTAGATGTGAAACTGTATAAATTTGCTTTGCTATTTCGCTTTTAACTATTTCGGTTTCAGAGCGGTTTAGAAAACTTCCCATTAATTTTACCTTGCTAAAAAAAATTGCTTTATCCAATTCAATAACGTGATAAACCTCGTCTACCTTGAGAACTGTAGTTTTGTAGGTTGGGTGCAGCGATAGCGTAACCCAACATAAAATTTGGTGGTAATGTTGGGTTGCATTTCACTCCACCCAACCTACATAAATATATCTTTTAAAAAACTCTAGGTTTCAACATAGATGAGGTTTATTTAAGGCTTTGTTGCATGAAAGAAAAACAAGACACACCAATTCGGCATTAGAGCAGAAGTTAGTTTTCTACTTTGTAGCTGTCTGGCTTGCCCAACTGGATCATGCGATTAAGAGCAGCACATTGCAGAAACAACTCGACAGCTTGATTATCAAAAAAGCGTCGTCTTAACTTACCGCCAAAAATGGTTTTGAGTCGAAATATGGCTGTCTCGGATAATGAACGTCGATGATACCCGCTTTCTTGTTTCCATTGCTTGCGTCCAACTTGGTTCACACGTCGCAGGTTTTCATCTCTAGGATGCGGCTGTGCTAACTCGTGTAGGTGTTGTTGAATTTTAGCGTTGCTACGAGGTGGAATTGTAGCTTTTGCCCCGCGCTCCGTAATAGTGTCATAACACCCGAACGTGTCATAGCCACCATCACCGGACACTTGCTCTATCGGCTGCTCGATCTGTTCCAATATGTCAGGCAGTGCCTCGCAATCAGCTATATCATTAGTAGTCACCACCGCACCCAGAATTTCGCCACTTTCTGAGTCAACTCCTAGATGCAACTTCCGCCACGTCCGTCTTTTAGCTACTCCATGTGTGCGGACTTTCCACTCGCCCTCACCGTAGACTTTTACCCCGGTTGAATCCACTACTACATGAACAGCCTTATCCTTTGGAATTACAGGCAATTCCACCGACAACTTGCTTAAACGCCTCGATAGTGTGGAGTGATCCGGCACTGCTAGCTCAATCCCCATGAGCATAAACAGCGACTCCAAAAAACCCCCTCTGCTTGCCGCCCTGGTAAATTAAACACTGATTGAATCGTTCCCATCGTCGCGATCGCCACATCGGAGTAATAATTCGATGCTCCCTTTCTCCCTGTTTTCTGCTGATTGCGCCACTGCTCGATGATCTCTTCATTCACCCAGAAAGTTATACTGCCTCGTTGCTTGAGGCAAGCATCATAAGCGTTCCAATTGCGAACTTTATACTGGGCTTTCGTCTTCATCGTTGGGCTAGGCGGCAAGGGAATATAGGCGATAGGTAAAATTTACCATTTTCCCTATTCACGCAACAACGCCTTTATTTAACGTCTTAAAAGCTGTATCAGTTAAATCCGAAGTAGCAACAGCCCAGTTGTTAAAGCTTCATCCCACAAAGGCAATTTCTGTATTTCTGACACAGAAAGAGGTGGATTTATAGATTCGCCATCAGTCAAGAAAGATTGCTCTGATTGGAGAGATAATTGCCAATATCCTACATCGTGCCACCGACTAAATTTATATCCAACTCGACGTAAGACACCTACAGGCGCAAAACCAACAGCTTCATGTACAGCTAAACTTGGTTGATTGGGTAAAGCGATAGCGGCCACAACGTTATAAAATCCTTGGAGTCGCAGCAATTTCAACAAAGAAGTATATAAAGCTTTAGCAATTCCTTTTCTGCGATAATTCGCACTGACGTACACAGATGATTCCACAGACCATTGATAAGCAGTACGGGTATGGTAGGGTCTAGCATAGGCGTAGCCTACAACCTCTTGATTAATTTCGCAAACGAGCCAAGGCATCTGCTGTTGATAGCTCTTGATCCGTTGTTGAAACTCTGTTTCACTGGGTGGTTCTACTTCAAAGGAAATTGCCGTTTCCCGCACGATTGGCTGATAAATCGCCAGCATTTGTAGAACATCGTTTTCATTGACTAGTCTGATTACTGCTTTCACTGCAATACTTGCTTTCTCCCAAACCAACTAAATAATAAAGCTGTTCCTAGTCCCCAAGCACCGTTGACTAATAAAGCTGTAATCATCGCTGGTAGCTTCCAACCTCCGGCTATGGGTAAACCCTTCAATGGTGCAACTACAAACCAAGCCACTAATGTGGGTGCAACAGCGCCAAAAAGCAGCGCAGTTAACCAATAACTTCTATTTATTTGCCAGCGCAGTGTAATAGTAGCCCAAATTAAACCCCAAATTCCTCCCCAGAAAGCACCTGATAGAAATTGCGGTATACCAAAAGGCGGTATCGGTGTAGTTTGATAAGGCGCACGCGGTGCAAAATTAATTGCATGAAGCAACGCCAGCAAGCCTTGGTGAAATACCAGCACAGCCACAAATCCAGCAACGAAAGCTAGGACAAATCGAAATACATCTGCTTTTTGAGTCATCAGGTAGCTTGCTTCCTTGGAATGATTTGTGATAAGTTGCTATTTAGATAAGTACGATAACTCTATCAACTTACTGTACTTTTGGACAACTCAATTACCAAAATCAGCGTATTTAGTTAAAAGCTTCATATCAGATAACAATCAAGCTTTCCATGCAAATCCAAACAGTTGGTATTTTAAGTCCGGGTGACATGGGGCAGGCGATCGCAGCCGTTCTCAATCAAAATGGATTGAAGACCATTGCGGCCCTAGACGATCGCAGTGAACGAACTCGGCAATTAGCAGCCGCAGCCAATATCCAAGATGTGGGTTCTCTCACACAACTGGTAATTGAATCTGATGTGGTGTTATCAGTTTTAGTCCCCACCGCCGCCGCAGAGGTAGCAAAGCAGGTAGCTGAGGTGATAAATAATGCGGGTAAACAGATTCTTTATGTTGATGGTAATGCGATCGCACCCCAAAAAGTAAAACGTATTGCCCAACTGATTGAATCATCTGGAGCAACTTTTGTAGATGCTTCCATCATTGGCCCACCTCCTAGAGTTCCCGGTCGCACTCGCATCTATGCGTCAGGAAAACACGCCAATGAATTGCAACAATTGCAAAATTATGGATTGGATATCCGAGTGATTGGCGATGAAGTTGGCCAGGCTTCTGGATTGAAAATGTCTTACGCCGCCCTCACCAAAGGACTGACAGCGATTAGTACAGAATTATTAATTGCTGCCCATCGTTTAGGTTTGGATGAGCAACTATGGAACGAAGTATCTAGTAGCCAACCAGAACTTGCTGCTATTCTCACCCGTTCTATTCCATCGATGACACCAAAAGCACATCGTTGGATAGGGGAAATGGAAGAGATTGCCGAAACCTTTCAAGAGTTAGGTCTGACTGAGCGGATTTTTTACGGAGCAGCCGATGTTTACCGCTTAGTGAAAGATACCTCTTTGGGTAAGGAAACACCAGAAGAGTGCGATCGCGATCGCCCATTAAGAGACATCATTACTAGTCTTTCCGATGAAGCAGCATCGAGTGTATTAGACAAAAATGGCTGATTACAGTTTAGCTATGTAGCGATCGCTATTAATGTTTTATTCGCACTGTAATGACGGACAGCAATGAATTCTGGCACAAACTAGATCGGCTAGTAGCCACTAGCAATCTCAAAATTGAGCGTCCAAGAGGAACCTCACACCCCAGATATCCATCCTTTATTTACCCTTTGGACTATGGATATTTGCAAGATACTCAAGCTGGAGATAGGTCTAATATTGATGTTTGGATCGGAAGTTTATCTGCTAAAAAAGTAACCGCCATTATCTATAGTGTGGACTTAGAAAAGCGTGATACAGAAATCAAGATACTTTTGGACTGCACATCTAGTGAGAGTCAAAGCATC encodes:
- the pyrE gene encoding orotate phosphoribosyltransferase, encoding MDKAIFFSKVKLMGSFLNRSETEIVKSEIAKQIYTVSHLVGSFQLRSGRISNEYFDKYQFEADPILLNAIVKQMLTLIPSDIEVLAGLELGGIPIVTLLSHYSGLPAVFVRKEAKKYGTSRLAEGVQINNRKVLIVEDVVTSGGQIVISANQLRQLGAQIDYVLCVIDREEGVIDKLLAEGITLLSLLKRSDFPN
- a CDS encoding GNAT family N-acetyltransferase, which gives rise to MKAVIRLVNENDVLQMLAIYQPIVRETAISFEVEPPSETEFQQRIKSYQQQMPWLVCEINQEVVGYAYARPYHTRTAYQWSVESSVYVSANYRRKGIAKALYTSLLKLLRLQGFYNVVAAIALPNQPSLAVHEAVGFAPVGVLRRVGYKFSRWHDVGYWQLSLQSEQSFLTDGESINPPLSVSEIQKLPLWDEALTTGLLLLRI
- a CDS encoding NAD(P)-dependent oxidoreductase: MQIQTVGILSPGDMGQAIAAVLNQNGLKTIAALDDRSERTRQLAAAANIQDVGSLTQLVIESDVVLSVLVPTAAAEVAKQVAEVINNAGKQILYVDGNAIAPQKVKRIAQLIESSGATFVDASIIGPPPRVPGRTRIYASGKHANELQQLQNYGLDIRVIGDEVGQASGLKMSYAALTKGLTAISTELLIAAHRLGLDEQLWNEVSSSQPELAAILTRSIPSMTPKAHRWIGEMEEIAETFQELGLTERIFYGAADVYRLVKDTSLGKETPEECDRDRPLRDIITSLSDEAASSVLDKNG
- a CDS encoding inorganic pyrophosphatase, giving the protein MTDSNEFWHKLDRLVATSNLKIERPRGTSHPRYPSFIYPLDYGYLQDTQAGDRSNIDVWIGSLSAKKVTAIIYSVDLEKRDTEIKILLDCTSSESQSILNIHNTGSQSAILLIRAESIAI